A genome region from Streptomyces sp. NBC_01296 includes the following:
- a CDS encoding ABC transporter permease, with the protein MGVMGQAFDWLANGANWSGENGVWHRLGEHVYVSGISLAIACAVALPVGLWLGHIGKGGALAVNISNVGRAVPVFAVLALFMVSPLRSAGYLPTIAALVLFALPPLLTNAYVGMREVDRSVVEAARGMGMSGGQLFWRVELPLARELVMTGLRSGAVQVVATATIAAMVGQGGLGRIITAGFNTYNTPQVVAGALLVAALALLVEGALVAAGRLFPRPAAR; encoded by the coding sequence ATGGGCGTGATGGGACAGGCCTTCGACTGGCTGGCGAACGGGGCCAACTGGTCCGGGGAGAACGGCGTGTGGCACCGGCTCGGCGAGCACGTCTACGTCAGCGGGATCTCCCTCGCCATCGCCTGCGCGGTGGCCCTCCCCGTCGGCCTGTGGCTCGGCCACATCGGCAAGGGCGGGGCGCTCGCCGTCAACATCTCCAACGTGGGGCGGGCCGTGCCCGTCTTCGCGGTGCTGGCCCTGTTCATGGTCTCGCCGCTGCGCAGCGCGGGCTATCTGCCCACCATCGCCGCGCTCGTGCTCTTCGCCCTGCCGCCGCTGCTGACCAATGCGTACGTCGGGATGCGGGAGGTGGACCGCTCCGTGGTGGAGGCCGCCCGGGGCATGGGCATGTCCGGCGGTCAGCTCTTCTGGCGGGTGGAACTGCCGCTGGCCCGCGAGTTGGTGATGACCGGGCTGCGCTCGGGCGCCGTCCAGGTCGTCGCCACGGCCACGATCGCGGCCATGGTCGGCCAGGGCGGCCTCGGCCGGATCATCACCGCCGGCTTCAACACGTACAACACCCCGCAGGTCGTCGCGGGGGCCCTGCTGGTGGCGGCGCTCGCCCTGCTGGTCGAGGGCGCCCTGGTGGCGGCCGGCCGGCTGTTCCCGCGTCCGGCGGCGCGCTGA
- a CDS encoding ABC transporter permease, with product MAGQNCLVANDWICWKYVTSRSQELTDATVQHVWITGVSVLIGLAVSLPLALLARRGRRWAAPVLGLTTLLYTVPSLAMFSLLLPLFGLSASLVVTGLVLYSLTILVRNAMAGLEAVPEEVREAARGMGYGPARLLWQVELPLALPALLAGVRIATVSTVALTTVGSIVGKGGLGNLIAPAVNSSFKAQVLTASVLCVLLALVADLLLLGVQRLLTPWTRATRPARTARAGRAARVTQPVKGA from the coding sequence ATGGCCGGGCAGAACTGCCTGGTGGCGAACGACTGGATCTGCTGGAAGTACGTCACCTCGCGCTCCCAGGAGCTCACCGACGCCACGGTCCAACATGTGTGGATCACGGGGGTGTCGGTGCTTATCGGCCTCGCCGTCTCCCTCCCGCTGGCCCTGCTGGCCCGCCGCGGCCGGCGCTGGGCCGCGCCCGTGCTGGGCCTGACCACCCTGCTCTACACGGTCCCCTCGCTCGCCATGTTCTCCCTGCTGCTGCCGCTGTTCGGGCTGTCGGCCTCGCTCGTGGTGACCGGTCTGGTGCTGTACTCGCTGACCATCCTGGTCCGCAATGCGATGGCCGGCCTGGAAGCCGTCCCCGAGGAGGTGCGGGAGGCCGCGCGCGGGATGGGCTACGGGCCCGCGCGGCTGCTGTGGCAGGTCGAACTGCCGCTGGCGCTGCCCGCGCTGCTCGCCGGGGTGCGGATCGCCACGGTGTCCACGGTGGCGCTGACCACCGTCGGCTCCATCGTGGGCAAGGGCGGCCTCGGCAACCTCATCGCCCCGGCGGTCAACAGCTCCTTCAAGGCCCAGGTCCTCACCGCCTCCGTGCTGTGCGTGCTGCTCGCGCTGGTGGCGGACCTGCTGCTGCTCGGCGTGCAGCGGCTGCTCACCCCGTGGACGCGGGCGACGCGGCCGGCGCGGACGGCGCGGGCCGGCCGGGCCGCGCGCGTGACGCAGCCGGTGAAGGGGGCCTGA
- a CDS encoding ABC transporter ATP-binding protein has product MIRFEHVTKRYPDGTTAVEDLSFEVAEGELVTLVGPSGCGKTTTMKMVNRLIEPTSGRILLGGEDIANADPVELRRHIGYVIQQVGLFPHKTVLENTATVPQLIGTPKAKARARAAELLELVGLDPAVYGGRYPEQLSGGQRQRVGVARALAADPPVLLMDEPFGAVDPVVRERLQNEFLALQKTVRKTILLVTHDLEEAVRLGDRIAVYGAGTIEQFARPAAVLGAPATEYVASFVGADRGLKRLAVTPVGQADLAEADGKAPTAEVALGASLREALALLLQEDSGRIGVTDPDSGELVGVLTPEGVHRALRRARLQGA; this is encoded by the coding sequence GTGATCCGATTCGAGCATGTGACCAAGCGCTACCCCGACGGGACGACGGCCGTCGAGGACCTGTCCTTCGAGGTGGCGGAGGGCGAGCTGGTCACCCTCGTGGGCCCGTCCGGCTGCGGCAAGACCACCACGATGAAGATGGTCAACCGGCTCATCGAGCCGACCTCAGGCCGGATCCTGCTCGGCGGCGAGGACATCGCGAACGCCGATCCGGTCGAACTGCGCCGGCACATCGGGTACGTCATCCAGCAGGTCGGGCTGTTCCCGCACAAGACGGTGCTCGAGAACACCGCGACCGTGCCCCAGCTGATCGGCACCCCCAAGGCCAAGGCCCGTGCGCGGGCGGCCGAGCTCCTCGAACTCGTGGGGCTGGACCCGGCCGTGTACGGGGGCCGGTACCCGGAGCAGCTCTCCGGCGGGCAGCGCCAGCGCGTCGGCGTCGCCCGCGCCCTCGCCGCGGATCCGCCGGTGCTGCTGATGGACGAGCCGTTCGGGGCGGTGGACCCGGTGGTCCGCGAACGCCTCCAGAACGAGTTCCTGGCGCTGCAGAAGACGGTGCGCAAGACGATCCTGCTGGTCACGCACGACCTGGAGGAGGCGGTCCGGCTCGGCGACCGCATCGCCGTCTACGGTGCGGGCACCATCGAGCAGTTCGCCCGCCCGGCCGCGGTGCTGGGTGCGCCGGCCACCGAGTACGTGGCCTCCTTCGTCGGCGCGGACCGGGGCCTGAAGCGGCTCGCGGTCACCCCGGTGGGGCAGGCCGACCTGGCGGAGGCGGACGGGAAAGCCCCCACCGCCGAAGTGGCGCTGGGGGCGAGTCTGCGCGAGGCGCTCGCGCTGCTGCTGCAGGAGGACTCCGGCCGGATCGGGGTCACGGACCCGGACTCCGGCGAGCTGGTCGGCGTACTGACCCCGGAGGGGGTCCACCGGGCGCTGCGCCGGGCCCGACTGCAAGGGGCCTAG
- a CDS encoding alpha/beta hydrolase: MGLTSNTVLALAIVAGVLLFAATVWFWPRLSGRTWRALLGRIGLLLATQLALFSAVGLAANKSFSFYGSWADLFGQQTSVGKVVDHSMSSKDIKVVDKQKLDVPGGAQPQVGGQILKVAITGEKSKITSPGYVWLPPEYFQPQHKDKNFPASIVLTGYPGTAENLIKGLNYPMTAFKQAKAGKMKPMILVMLRPTIAPPRDTECVDIPGGPQTETFFAQDLPQAIQDTFRVGKKPQNMGFIGNSTGGYCALKIAAHYPQTFGAAAGLSAYYEAANDATTGNLFQGDDKLKKRADVLHSIEHKQPSGTSFLVTSSEQGEPNLGDTKKFIKLVKGPDRVSSIILDSGGHNFNTWRREIPPMLVWMSNRIQA, encoded by the coding sequence ATGGGTCTCACCAGTAATACGGTCCTGGCGCTGGCCATCGTCGCCGGTGTGCTGCTGTTCGCAGCCACGGTGTGGTTCTGGCCCCGGCTCTCGGGCCGCACCTGGCGTGCGCTGCTCGGCCGGATCGGCCTCCTGCTCGCGACCCAGCTGGCACTGTTCTCGGCCGTCGGCCTGGCGGCGAACAAGTCCTTCTCCTTCTACGGCTCGTGGGCGGACCTGTTCGGCCAGCAGACATCTGTCGGCAAGGTCGTGGACCACTCGATGAGCAGCAAGGACATCAAGGTCGTCGACAAGCAGAAGCTCGACGTGCCGGGCGGCGCCCAGCCCCAGGTGGGGGGACAGATCCTGAAGGTTGCCATAACCGGGGAGAAGTCGAAAATAACGAGCCCAGGGTACGTGTGGCTGCCGCCGGAGTACTTCCAGCCGCAGCACAAGGACAAGAACTTCCCGGCCTCCATCGTGCTGACGGGCTACCCGGGCACCGCCGAGAACCTGATCAAAGGGCTGAACTACCCGATGACGGCCTTCAAGCAGGCCAAGGCGGGCAAGATGAAGCCGATGATCCTGGTGATGCTGCGCCCGACGATCGCGCCGCCGCGTGACACCGAGTGCGTGGACATACCCGGCGGACCGCAGACCGAGACGTTCTTCGCCCAGGACCTGCCGCAGGCCATCCAGGACACGTTCCGCGTCGGCAAGAAGCCGCAGAACATGGGCTTCATCGGCAACTCCACGGGCGGCTACTGCGCCCTGAAGATCGCCGCGCACTACCCGCAGACCTTCGGCGCCGCCGCGGGTCTGTCCGCGTACTACGAGGCCGCGAACGACGCGACGACGGGCAACCTGTTCCAGGGCGACGACAAGCTGAAGAAGCGTGCGGACGTCCTCCACAGCATCGAGCACAAGCAGCCGTCGGGTACGTCCTTCCTGGTCACCAGCAGCGAGCAGGGCGAGCCGAACCTCGGCGACACCAAGAAGTTCATCAAGCTGGTCAAGGGCCCGGACCGGGTCTCCTCGATCATCCTCGACAGCGGCGGCCACAACTTCAACACGTGGCGCCGCGAGATCCCGCCGATGCTCGTGTGGATGAGCAACCGCATCCAGGCCTGA
- a CDS encoding phosphatidylglycerol lysyltransferase domain-containing protein has protein sequence MSSRIDGDKSGQVPKQVRRIFRGPRPESVPGLVGTAVMIVGLLDVAAGVFPRFRHSRFHAVTEVLPGSLGPFAAALAISAGVLLLLLAHGLKRRKRRAWRAAVALLPAGAVAQFAYRHSVVSFVIAAVLLALIVRHQGEFKALPDPRSRWKALANFVLMSAGSIGLGLVIVNSHPSRVVGHPGIYEQISHVVYGLFGIEGPVDYSGRVSWTVGYSLGALGMLTALTTMYLAFRPEHPAARLTADDETKLRELLAKHGGRDSLGHFALRRDKAVVFSPSGKAAVTYRVVSGVMLASGDPIGDVEAWPGAIERFMEEAKAHSWTPAVVGCSETGGEVWTRETGLDALELGDEAIVDVKDFSLTGRPMRNVRQMVKRIERNGYTTKVRRVSELTEEELEQVRGAAVAWRGTDTERGFSMALGRVGDEGDGDCFIATAHRVEEGDTSPFGDLKAIQHFVPWGKDGMSLEMMRRDRAADPGMNELLIVASLQQAPDLGIEKVSLNFAMFRAALARGEKIGAGPVLRAWRSLLVFLSRWFQIESLYKFNEKFRPRWEPRFMVYRSSRDLPRIGFAVMQAEGFVTLALPRLFASRRRPKPVRTCAHTHVTAKVPTQAPPEREVQVA, from the coding sequence ATGTCTAGCAGGATAGATGGCGATAAGTCGGGACAGGTTCCGAAGCAGGTCCGCCGAATCTTCCGCGGCCCACGACCGGAGTCGGTGCCCGGCCTGGTAGGTACGGCCGTCATGATCGTCGGCCTTCTGGATGTCGCGGCGGGAGTGTTCCCGCGGTTCCGGCACAGCCGGTTCCACGCGGTCACCGAGGTGCTGCCCGGTTCGCTGGGCCCCTTCGCAGCCGCCCTCGCCATCAGCGCGGGCGTCCTGCTGCTCCTGCTCGCGCACGGCCTCAAGCGCCGCAAGCGCCGCGCGTGGAGGGCCGCCGTCGCCCTGCTCCCGGCCGGGGCCGTGGCGCAGTTCGCGTACCGGCACTCGGTCGTCAGCTTCGTCATCGCGGCGGTACTCCTGGCGCTCATCGTGCGTCACCAGGGTGAATTCAAGGCGCTGCCGGACCCGCGCAGCCGCTGGAAGGCGCTGGCCAACTTCGTGCTGATGAGCGCCGGCTCCATCGGCCTGGGTCTGGTCATCGTCAACTCCCACCCGAGCCGCGTCGTCGGCCATCCGGGTATTTACGAGCAGATCAGCCACGTCGTGTACGGGCTCTTCGGCATCGAGGGACCCGTCGACTACTCCGGCCGGGTCTCCTGGACCGTGGGCTACTCGCTCGGCGCCCTCGGCATGCTGACCGCGCTCACCACCATGTACCTGGCCTTCCGCCCCGAGCACCCGGCCGCCCGGCTGACGGCCGACGACGAGACGAAGCTGCGCGAGCTGCTCGCCAAGCACGGCGGCCGCGACTCCCTCGGCCACTTCGCGCTCCGCCGCGACAAGGCCGTCGTCTTCTCCCCCAGCGGCAAGGCCGCCGTCACCTACCGCGTCGTCTCCGGCGTGATGCTCGCCTCCGGCGACCCCATCGGCGACGTCGAGGCCTGGCCCGGCGCCATCGAGCGGTTCATGGAGGAGGCCAAGGCCCACTCCTGGACCCCGGCCGTCGTGGGCTGCAGCGAGACCGGCGGCGAGGTCTGGACCCGCGAGACCGGGCTGGACGCCCTGGAGCTCGGCGACGAGGCGATCGTCGACGTCAAAGACTTCTCGCTCACCGGCCGCCCCATGCGCAACGTCCGCCAGATGGTGAAGCGCATCGAGCGCAACGGCTACACCACCAAGGTCCGCCGCGTCAGCGAGCTGACCGAGGAGGAGCTGGAGCAGGTTCGCGGCGCGGCCGTCGCCTGGCGCGGCACCGACACCGAGCGCGGCTTCTCCATGGCCCTGGGCCGCGTCGGCGACGAGGGCGACGGCGACTGCTTCATCGCCACCGCCCACCGGGTCGAGGAGGGCGACACCAGCCCGTTCGGCGACCTCAAGGCCATCCAGCACTTCGTGCCGTGGGGCAAGGACGGCATGTCGCTGGAGATGATGCGCCGCGACCGCGCCGCCGACCCGGGCATGAACGAGCTGCTGATCGTCGCCTCCCTGCAGCAGGCCCCCGACCTGGGCATCGAGAAGGTCTCCCTGAACTTCGCGATGTTCCGCGCGGCCCTGGCCCGCGGCGAGAAGATCGGCGCCGGCCCGGTCCTGCGCGCCTGGCGCAGCCTGCTCGTCTTCCTCTCCCGCTGGTTCCAGATCGAGTCGCTGTACAAGTTCAACGAGAAGTTCCGCCCCCGCTGGGAGCCGCGCTTCATGGTCTACCGCTCCAGCCGCGACCTGCCCCGCATCGGCTTCGCCGTGATGCAGGCCGAGGGCTTCGTCACGCTGGCCCTCCCCCGCCTGTTCGCCAGCCGGCGTCGCCCCAAGCCGGTCCGCACCTGCGCCCACACGCACGTGACCGCCAAGGTCCCGACCCAGGCCCCGCCCGAGCGCGAGGTCCAGGTCGCCTGA
- the folP gene encoding dihydropteroate synthase — MNIKRGAAGRGRVAGLPEWDRCGVMGVVNVTPDSFSDGGRWFDTTAAVKRGLDLVVQGADLVDVGGESTRPGASRVDEEEELRRVVPVVRGLASEGVTVSVDTMRASVAAQAVAAGALLVNDVSGGLADPGMIPAVAAAEVPFVVMHWRGFSDGMNRLAVYEDVVAEVTAELRTRIDAVVAGGIAPERLVVDPGLGFAKMAEHDLALVAHLPELRALGFPLLVAASRKRFLGRILAGAADAAPPPARERDAATAAVSAIAAHQGAWAVRVHEVRATADAVRVARAVEGAL, encoded by the coding sequence ATGAACATCAAGCGCGGGGCCGCCGGCAGGGGCCGGGTCGCAGGCCTGCCGGAATGGGACCGCTGCGGGGTCATGGGCGTCGTCAACGTCACCCCCGACTCCTTCTCCGACGGCGGGCGCTGGTTCGACACCACCGCCGCGGTCAAGCGCGGCCTCGACCTCGTCGTCCAGGGCGCCGACCTCGTGGACGTCGGCGGCGAGTCCACCCGCCCCGGCGCCTCCCGCGTCGATGAGGAGGAGGAGCTGCGCCGCGTCGTCCCCGTCGTGCGCGGCCTGGCCTCCGAGGGGGTCACCGTCTCCGTCGACACCATGCGCGCCTCCGTCGCCGCCCAGGCCGTCGCCGCCGGCGCGCTGCTGGTCAACGACGTCAGCGGCGGGCTCGCCGACCCCGGCATGATCCCGGCCGTGGCCGCCGCCGAGGTGCCGTTCGTCGTCATGCACTGGCGCGGCTTCAGCGACGGCATGAACCGCCTCGCCGTCTACGAGGACGTCGTCGCCGAGGTCACCGCCGAACTCCGCACCCGCATCGACGCGGTCGTGGCCGGCGGGATCGCCCCCGAGCGGCTCGTCGTCGACCCCGGCCTCGGCTTCGCGAAGATGGCCGAGCACGACCTCGCCCTCGTCGCCCACCTCCCCGAGCTGCGCGCCCTCGGCTTCCCGCTGCTGGTCGCCGCGTCGCGGAAGCGTTTCCTCGGCCGGATCCTGGCCGGCGCCGCCGACGCCGCCCCGCCGCCCGCCCGCGAGCGCGACGCCGCCACCGCCGCCGTTTCCGCCATCGCCGCCCACCAGGGCGCCTGGGCCGTCAGGGTCCACGAGGTACGGGCCACCGCCGACGCGGTTCGGGTGGCCCGCGCCGTGGAAGGGGCCCTGTGA
- a CDS encoding nuclear transport factor 2 family protein: MSRSDIETVEEVNTAFYEAMERGDFDALSALWLEDEISCVHPGWPVLSGRGEVLRSYALIMSHTDYIQFFLTDTKVAVIGDTALVTCTENILSGGPAEDGGELGPLVGQLVVATNVFRRTSGGWRLWSHHGSPVLTDSAEDEEEDPA, translated from the coding sequence GTGAGCCGCAGCGACATCGAAACCGTCGAAGAGGTCAACACGGCCTTCTACGAGGCCATGGAGCGGGGGGACTTCGACGCGCTGTCGGCGCTCTGGCTCGAGGACGAGATCTCCTGCGTGCACCCGGGCTGGCCGGTGCTCTCGGGCCGCGGCGAGGTACTGCGCTCGTACGCGCTGATCATGTCCCACACCGACTACATCCAGTTCTTCCTCACCGACACGAAGGTCGCCGTCATAGGCGACACCGCACTGGTGACGTGCACGGAGAACATCCTCAGCGGCGGGCCCGCCGAGGACGGCGGAGAGCTCGGCCCGCTCGTCGGCCAGCTGGTCGTCGCCACGAATGTGTTCCGACGCACATCCGGGGGCTGGCGGCTCTGGTCCCACCACGGTTCTCCCGTCCTGACGGACTCCGCCGAGGACGAAGAGGAGGACCCGGCCTGA
- the folB gene encoding dihydroneopterin aldolase — MDRVALRGLKARGHHGVFPREREEGQTFIVDLVLHIDTRPAAADDDLAKTVHYGVVAEEVVDVVQGEPVDLIETLAERIAQQCLKHEAVAQVEVVVHKPDAPITVPFDDVTITITRSRV, encoded by the coding sequence GTGGATCGTGTCGCGCTGCGCGGCCTCAAGGCTCGCGGGCACCACGGCGTCTTCCCCCGGGAGCGCGAGGAAGGCCAGACCTTCATCGTCGACCTGGTGCTGCACATCGACACCCGCCCCGCGGCGGCCGACGACGACCTGGCGAAGACCGTGCACTACGGGGTCGTCGCCGAGGAGGTCGTCGATGTGGTCCAGGGAGAGCCCGTCGACCTGATCGAGACCCTCGCCGAGCGGATCGCCCAGCAGTGCCTCAAGCACGAAGCGGTGGCACAGGTGGAGGTCGTCGTCCACAAACCGGACGCCCCCATCACCGTCCCCTTCGACGACGTGACCATCACGATCACCCGGAGCCGCGTGTGA
- the folK gene encoding 2-amino-4-hydroxy-6-hydroxymethyldihydropteridine diphosphokinase, producing the protein MNNGLNAQSDPTVQPVPASVVETVDAADTTLSNPRWAVIALGANLGNRLETLQGAIDALGDTPGLRVKAVSPVYETEPWGVAPGSQPSYLNAVVRVRTTLPPSSLLERGHAIEEAFDRVREERWGPRTIDVDIVSYAEVVSGDPVLTLPHPRAHQRAFVLAPWNDIDPEAQIPGHGPVASLLAGIGLAGVTPRPDLELRLPE; encoded by the coding sequence GTGAACAACGGACTGAACGCCCAGAGCGACCCCACCGTCCAGCCGGTGCCCGCATCCGTCGTCGAGACGGTGGACGCGGCCGACACGACGCTGTCCAACCCGAGGTGGGCCGTGATCGCGCTCGGCGCGAACCTCGGCAACCGCCTGGAGACCCTCCAGGGCGCCATCGACGCCCTCGGGGACACCCCCGGCCTGCGGGTCAAGGCCGTCTCGCCCGTCTACGAGACCGAGCCGTGGGGCGTCGCGCCCGGCTCCCAGCCGTCGTACCTCAACGCGGTGGTCCGCGTACGGACCACCCTGCCCCCGTCCTCCCTGCTGGAGCGCGGCCACGCCATCGAAGAGGCCTTCGACCGCGTGCGCGAGGAGCGCTGGGGCCCGCGCACCATCGACGTCGACATCGTCTCGTACGCCGAGGTGGTCTCGGGCGACCCGGTCCTCACCCTCCCGCACCCGCGCGCCCACCAGCGGGCCTTCGTCCTGGCCCCGTGGAACGACATCGACCCCGAGGCGCAGATCCCCGGGCACGGCCCGGTCGCGTCCCTCCTGGCCGGAATCGGCCTGGCGGGCGTCACGCCGCGCCCGGACCTGGAACTCCGCCTCCCCGAGTAG
- a CDS encoding DUF3180 domain-containing protein: MKQLRPAVLAGIFIVAGVLSWAGARLWNAYGTLPGVPLAAPIVLGAIAVVLLATALSLRARLKAQRERRPGAKGVEPLMAARAVVFGQASALVAALVAGMYGGVGVFLWTDGLEVPARRDQAWYAAFSVLAGAAVIAAALFLEHVLKLPEDDDTTPHAPSRA; this comes from the coding sequence GTGAAGCAACTGAGGCCGGCCGTCCTGGCGGGGATCTTCATCGTCGCCGGGGTGCTGTCCTGGGCGGGCGCCCGGCTGTGGAACGCGTACGGGACCCTGCCGGGCGTCCCGCTGGCCGCGCCCATCGTCCTCGGCGCCATCGCGGTCGTCCTGCTGGCCACCGCCCTCTCGCTCCGGGCCCGCCTCAAGGCCCAGCGCGAGCGGCGGCCGGGCGCCAAGGGCGTGGAGCCGCTGATGGCGGCCCGCGCCGTCGTCTTCGGACAGGCGAGCGCCCTCGTGGCGGCCCTCGTGGCGGGCATGTACGGCGGTGTGGGCGTCTTTCTCTGGACCGACGGCCTGGAGGTGCCCGCCCGCCGCGACCAGGCCTGGTACGCCGCCTTCTCGGTCCTGGCGGGCGCAGCGGTCATCGCCGCCGCCCTCTTCCTGGAGCACGTCCTGAAGCTCCCGGAAGACGACGACACCACCCCCCACGCCCCGTCCCGCGCCTGA
- the folE gene encoding GTP cyclohydrolase I FolE codes for MTDPVTLTGDEGTIGEFDEKRAEAAVRELLIAVGEDPDREGLLETPARVARAYKEIFAGLYQKPEEVLTTTFDLGHDEMVLVKDIEVMSNCEHHLVPFHGVAHVGYIPSIDGKITGLSKLARLVDVFARRPQVQERLTTQIADSLMEILEPRGVIVVVECEHMCMTMRGVRKPGAKTITSAVRGQLRDPATRNEAMSLIMAR; via the coding sequence CGATCGGCGAGTTCGACGAGAAGCGCGCCGAGGCGGCGGTCCGCGAACTTCTGATCGCGGTCGGCGAGGACCCGGACCGCGAGGGCCTCCTCGAAACCCCGGCACGCGTGGCGCGGGCGTACAAGGAGATATTCGCCGGCCTCTACCAGAAGCCCGAAGAGGTCCTGACGACCACCTTCGACCTGGGCCACGACGAGATGGTCCTGGTCAAGGACATCGAGGTCATGAGCAACTGCGAACATCACCTCGTGCCGTTCCACGGCGTCGCGCACGTCGGCTACATCCCGTCCATCGACGGCAAGATCACCGGCCTGTCGAAGCTGGCCCGCCTCGTGGACGTGTTCGCCCGCCGCCCGCAGGTGCAGGAGCGGCTGACCACGCAGATAGCGGACTCCCTGATGGAGATCCTGGAGCCGCGCGGGGTCATCGTCGTCGTCGAGTGCGAGCACATGTGCATGACGATGCGCGGGGTCCGCAAGCCCGGCGCGAAGACGATCACCTCGGCGGTCCGCGGCCAGCTCCGCGACCCAGCGACCCGTAACGAGGCCATGAGCCTGATCATGGCTCGCTGA